The region GGGAGGTACCCTCCCAGAGCGGTGTGCGGCCGCTCATTGTTGTAGGTCCAGAGCCACCTGGTCGCGAACTCCTGGACCTCTTCTATGCTTTCAAACAAATACTGATTGAGCCAGTCATACCGTACCGTCCGGTTGTACCGTTCGACGTATGCGTTTTGCTGCGGCTTGCCTGGCTGAATGTATTCCAGCCGGACGCCCTTGTTCAGAGCCCAGGTCTGCAGCCGGTTACTGATATATTCCGGGCTGTTGTCACAGCGAATTACTTCCGGGACGCCTCGTTCCTCGATGATCTGCTCCAGCACGCCAATCACGCGCTCCGCCGGCAGCGAGAAATCCGCTTCGATGGCGAGACCTTCCCGGTTGAAGTCGTCGATCACATTCAGCAGTCGATAGCCGCGGCCATCCTGCAACTGGTCGTGCATGAAATCCATGGACCACGCCTGATTGAGCGCCATCAGCTGGGATAGCGCTTCCGNNNNNNNNNNNNNNNNNNNNNNNNNNNNNNNNNNNNNNNNNNNNNNNNNNNNNNNNNNNNNNNNNNNNNNNNCCAGTTCGTTATCGGTCGCGAGCTTCGGCGCATATCGGTAGCAGCTCTGGCTGATATCGAACGCGGCGCAGGCCTGCCGGATGTTGAGCTTGCCCGCCTTCACGGATTC is a window of Oceanidesulfovibrio indonesiensis DNA encoding:
- a CDS encoding integrase core domain-containing protein, translating into EALSQLMALNQAWSMDFMHDQLQDGRGYRLLNVIDDFNREGLAIEADFSLPAERVIGVLEQIIEERGVPEVIRCDNSPEYISNRLQTWALNKGVRLEYIQPGKPQQNAYVERYNRTVRYDWLNQYLFESIEEVQEFATRWLWTYNNERPHTALGGYLP